In Brucella melitensis bv. 1 str. 16M, a genomic segment contains:
- the hemE gene encoding uroporphyrinogen decarboxylase: MNLKVLKVIDGETVFPPPIWMMRQAGRYLPEYRETRKKAGSFLDLCYSPDLAVEVTLQPIRRFGFDAAILFSDILVVPHALGRDLRFEEGKGPLMTPIDADEIFWLETEGVAKRLEPVYETVRLVREQLPDETTLLGFCGAPWTVATYMIAGHGTPDQAPARLFAYRFPEAFEKLLNDLADVSAEYLIEQLGAGADAVQIFDSWSGVLDEDCFERFCIRPVARIVQKVRAVYPQARIIGFPKGAGMLYAGYREKTGVDMLGLDWSVPLSFAALLQEEGAVQGNLDPLRVVAGGNALDEGVDAILERMGQGPLVFNLGHGITPQAPIENVQRMIDRVRGGKS; encoded by the coding sequence ATGAATCTCAAGGTCTTGAAAGTGATCGACGGGGAAACAGTCTTTCCACCACCCATCTGGATGATGCGGCAGGCTGGGCGCTATCTTCCCGAATATCGCGAAACACGGAAGAAGGCCGGAAGCTTTCTCGATTTGTGTTATTCGCCCGATCTGGCAGTTGAAGTGACATTGCAGCCAATCCGCCGTTTCGGTTTTGATGCCGCCATTCTGTTTTCAGATATTCTTGTCGTCCCTCATGCACTTGGGCGAGACCTTCGCTTTGAAGAAGGCAAGGGACCATTGATGACGCCTATCGACGCCGATGAAATATTCTGGCTGGAAACAGAAGGTGTCGCAAAGAGGCTGGAGCCGGTCTATGAGACGGTACGGCTGGTGCGCGAGCAACTCCCCGACGAAACCACGCTGCTTGGCTTCTGTGGCGCTCCCTGGACCGTTGCAACCTATATGATAGCCGGTCATGGCACACCCGATCAGGCGCCAGCCCGTCTTTTCGCCTATCGTTTCCCCGAAGCTTTTGAAAAGCTCCTCAACGATCTCGCCGATGTTTCTGCGGAATATCTGATCGAACAGCTTGGAGCTGGCGCAGATGCGGTCCAGATTTTCGATTCCTGGTCCGGTGTTCTGGATGAGGATTGCTTTGAACGGTTCTGTATCCGCCCTGTTGCCCGGATCGTGCAGAAGGTGAGGGCGGTTTACCCGCAGGCCCGGATCATCGGCTTTCCGAAGGGAGCGGGGATGCTCTATGCCGGGTATCGCGAGAAAACCGGCGTGGATATGCTGGGCCTCGACTGGTCGGTTCCCCTGTCCTTTGCTGCCCTTCTTCAGGAAGAGGGCGCCGTTCAGGGCAATCTCGATCCCTTGCGCGTGGTTGCTGGCGGAAATGCGCTTGATGAAGGTGTTGATGCCATTCTGGAGCGTATGGGGCAGGGGCCGCTTGTCTTCAATCTCGGCCATGGTATTACACCGCAGGCGCCAATTGAAAATGTTCAGCGTATGATCGACAGGGTTCGCGGGGGGAAATCATGA
- the hemJ gene encoding protoporphyrinogen oxidase HemJ, translated as MTAATPDNSGRAVLIRTVVSLVIVVLGVWALFHVNPTDAYLWVKALHVIAVISWMAGMLYLPRLFVYHCSAQPGSVTSETFKVMEKRLLRFIINPAMVVTWITGLWMAWEIFGFQGGWLHAKLLLVVLMSGVHGYLSKSTRIFAEDRNMSSAKHWRIINEVPTVLMILIVILAIVKPF; from the coding sequence ATGACAGCAGCAACACCGGACAATAGTGGGCGGGCTGTGCTGATACGCACCGTCGTTTCACTGGTAATCGTGGTGCTCGGCGTCTGGGCATTGTTTCACGTGAATCCAACCGATGCCTATCTGTGGGTGAAGGCGCTGCATGTGATCGCCGTCATTTCATGGATGGCCGGTATGCTCTATCTGCCGCGCCTCTTCGTCTATCATTGCTCGGCACAACCGGGCTCCGTTACGTCCGAAACCTTCAAAGTCATGGAAAAGCGGCTGCTGCGTTTCATCATCAATCCCGCCATGGTCGTAACCTGGATCACCGGCCTGTGGATGGCATGGGAGATTTTCGGGTTTCAGGGCGGCTGGCTGCACGCGAAGCTTCTCCTCGTCGTGCTTATGTCGGGTGTGCATGGCTATCTTTCCAAATCCACCCGGATATTTGCAGAAGACCGCAATATGAGTTCGGCGAAACACTGGCGAATCATCAATGAAGTGCCGACCGTTTTGATGATCCTGATCGTCATTCTGGCGATTGTGAAGCCATTCTGA
- the rho gene encoding transcription termination factor Rho: protein MQEMKLQELKNKTPVELLAFAETLEVENASAMRKQELMFAILKKLAAQDVEIIGEGVVEVLQDGFGFLRSADANYLPGPDDIYISPSQLRRFSLKTGDTVEGPIRGPKEGERYFALLKVNTINFEDPEKIRHKVHFDNLTPLYPNERFKMELEVPTSKDLSPRVIDLVAPLGKGQRGLIVAPPRTGKTVLLQNIAHSITANHPECYLIVLLIDERPEEVTDMQRSVKGEVISSTFDEPAARHVQVAEMVIEKAKRLVEHGRDVVILLDSITRLGRAYNTVVPSSGKVLTGGVDANALQRPKRFFGAARNIEEGGSLTIIATALIDTGSRMDEVIFEEFKGTGNSEIVLDRKVADKRIFPAMDILKSGTRKEDLLVPRADLQKIFVLRRILAPMGTTDAIEFLIDKLKQTKSNAEFFDSMNT from the coding sequence ATGCAGGAAATGAAACTACAAGAACTGAAAAACAAGACACCGGTGGAGCTTCTGGCCTTTGCCGAGACGCTTGAGGTCGAAAATGCGAGCGCCATGCGCAAGCAGGAACTGATGTTCGCGATCCTCAAGAAGCTGGCAGCCCAGGATGTCGAAATCATCGGTGAGGGCGTTGTTGAGGTGCTACAGGACGGTTTTGGCTTCCTGCGCTCAGCCGATGCCAATTACCTACCCGGTCCGGACGATATCTATATTTCGCCATCGCAACTGCGCCGTTTTTCGCTCAAGACCGGCGATACGGTTGAAGGCCCGATCCGCGGGCCCAAGGAAGGCGAGCGCTATTTTGCGCTGCTCAAGGTCAATACGATCAATTTTGAAGATCCGGAAAAGATCCGTCACAAGGTTCACTTCGACAATCTGACGCCGCTCTACCCAAACGAGCGTTTCAAGATGGAGCTGGAAGTTCCGACCTCGAAAGATCTTTCGCCGCGTGTCATAGATCTGGTTGCGCCGCTCGGCAAAGGCCAGCGCGGCCTGATCGTCGCGCCGCCGCGCACCGGTAAGACTGTTCTTCTCCAGAACATCGCCCATTCGATCACTGCAAATCACCCGGAATGCTATCTTATCGTTCTCCTGATCGATGAGCGTCCGGAAGAAGTGACCGACATGCAGCGTTCGGTGAAGGGTGAGGTTATTTCCTCGACCTTCGATGAACCGGCCGCCCGCCATGTTCAGGTTGCTGAAATGGTCATTGAAAAGGCAAAACGCCTTGTCGAACATGGCCGTGACGTCGTTATCCTGCTCGACTCGATCACGCGCCTTGGCCGCGCCTACAATACGGTCGTGCCGTCTTCCGGCAAGGTGCTGACCGGTGGTGTGGACGCCAATGCGCTACAGCGCCCGAAGCGCTTCTTTGGTGCTGCGCGTAACATCGAGGAAGGCGGCTCGCTTACCATTATCGCAACTGCCCTGATCGATACCGGCAGCCGCATGGACGAAGTGATCTTTGAAGAATTCAAAGGCACGGGTAACTCGGAAATCGTTCTCGACCGCAAGGTTGCCGACAAGCGCATCTTCCCGGCTATGGATATTCTCAAGTCCGGTACGCGCAAGGAAGATCTGCTGGTTCCGCGCGCCGATCTCCAGAAGATTTTCGTGCTGCGCCGCATTCTTGCACCCATGGGCACGACCGATGCGATCGAATTCCTCATCGACAAGCTCAAGCAGACGAAGAGCAATGCCGAATTCTTCGATTCGATGAATACGTAA